A genomic stretch from Rubripirellula reticaptiva includes:
- a CDS encoding alpha/beta hydrolase family protein, translating to MLAAHASMAQAPPYDVFPKTEPPYYQVRYEASGQPSELIFPVKYTVWIPANIQTLRGIVVHQHGCGEGSCSSGLTGAYDLHWQALAKKHQCALLSPSYEQPTEADCQMWCDPRNGSASAFDRALTDLGKMSGHPELSEAPLALWGHSGGGHWCGGMVMTQPDRIAAAWLRSGVPLFEANPDRGSIQPHALPDAALRVPMMCNLGTKEGVTVTEGRFAKVWPANRAFFEKVRRSGGLLGIAIDPRTAHECGNSRYLAIPWLDKCLKLRLPVEPGEPLREISTDHAWLAEPTGSTAISAAEFNGDRLSMIWLPDEDIAKAWIQFRQNTDVADVTPPPEPSHVIIDGNQLSWNAEADLQSGIEKFIVMRDGEFLAQIGGENRFGRPLFQGLQYSDTPIQPLAKMEFTDETATNGNEHEYAIITINTAGLKSKPTIADEYSK from the coding sequence ATGCTCGCTGCACACGCCTCGATGGCGCAAGCTCCTCCGTATGATGTTTTCCCGAAAACCGAGCCTCCTTACTACCAGGTGCGATACGAAGCATCCGGACAACCTAGTGAACTGATCTTTCCGGTGAAGTACACGGTCTGGATTCCCGCCAATATTCAAACGCTTCGCGGCATCGTCGTTCACCAACATGGCTGTGGCGAAGGATCGTGCAGTTCAGGATTGACCGGCGCTTACGACTTGCATTGGCAGGCGCTAGCAAAGAAGCATCAGTGCGCATTGTTGTCTCCATCGTACGAACAACCAACGGAAGCCGATTGTCAAATGTGGTGCGATCCACGCAACGGTTCCGCCAGTGCGTTTGATCGAGCCCTCACCGATCTTGGCAAGATGTCAGGACACCCGGAACTTTCCGAAGCTCCGCTTGCCCTTTGGGGACACAGCGGCGGCGGACACTGGTGCGGCGGAATGGTGATGACCCAGCCTGACCGAATCGCGGCCGCGTGGCTTCGTTCGGGCGTCCCCTTGTTCGAAGCCAATCCTGATCGAGGTTCCATCCAGCCACATGCACTTCCCGATGCAGCGCTGCGAGTTCCGATGATGTGCAATCTGGGAACTAAGGAAGGCGTCACTGTGACAGAGGGCCGATTCGCCAAAGTCTGGCCAGCGAATAGGGCGTTCTTCGAAAAGGTTCGCCGAAGCGGTGGATTGCTGGGCATTGCGATTGATCCACGGACAGCGCACGAGTGCGGGAACTCGCGTTACCTGGCGATCCCCTGGTTGGACAAATGTCTGAAGTTGCGATTACCGGTCGAGCCCGGCGAACCGCTACGAGAGATTTCGACCGATCACGCTTGGCTGGCCGAACCGACCGGATCAACGGCGATATCGGCAGCCGAATTCAACGGGGATCGACTCAGCATGATTTGGCTTCCTGACGAAGACATCGCCAAAGCATGGATTCAGTTTCGGCAGAATACGGATGTGGCTGACGTTACCCCACCGCCCGAACCCAGTCATGTCATCATTGATGGAAACCAATTGAGTTGGAATGCCGAAGCGGACCTGCAAAGTGGAATTGAAAAGTTCATTGTGATGCGTGACGGCGAATTTCTAGCTCAGATCGGTGGCGAGAATCGTTTTGGGCGGCCGCTCTTTCAAGGGTTGCAATACAGTGATACGCCGATTCAACCGCTGGCGAAAATGGAGTTCACTGACGAAACAGCAACGAATGGAAACGAGCATGAATACGCGATCATCACGATCAACACCGCGGGCCTGAAGTCCAAACCAACCATCGCTGATGAATACTCAAAGTGA
- a CDS encoding thiaminase II/PqqC family protein, whose protein sequence is MRRRGSLAETIAAMVPRMKLHQHLGHELASSLQQDHSYQPWIKTHAGDEFGQLCAQLESLPDDIASKSAAVHDAYLYAMQCDLKTFSATLQD, encoded by the coding sequence GTGCGGCGTCGAGGCAGCCTCGCCGAGACTATCGCCGCCATGGTTCCCCGCATGAAATTACACCAGCATCTAGGTCATGAACTGGCTAGTTCGCTACAACAAGATCATTCTTACCAACCGTGGATCAAGACCCACGCCGGCGACGAATTCGGGCAACTCTGTGCGCAACTCGAATCGCTGCCCGACGATATCGCATCGAAAAGCGCCGCAGTTCATGACGCCTATCTTTACGCGATGCAGTGCGATCTAAAAACTTTCTCAGCAACTTTGCAGGACTAG
- the thiD gene encoding bifunctional hydroxymethylpyrimidine kinase/phosphomethylpyrimidine kinase, with translation MTSVALTIAGSDPSGGAGLQADLKTFHQHGVYGTSVVTLLTVQNTQAVSAVEILDSNFVLAQLEAVLADIPPNAAKTGALGNVSNIEAIAERAKSFAFPLVVDPVMISKHGTALIDDEAVDAFTHQLLPNAFLVTPNLHEAAKLAALEITNVRSMEQAAEAIARFGVANVLVKGGHLDGDAVDVLWTDGRAHTLPAPRVNTQHTHGTGCVLSAAITARLANGESLVPAVKAAKQFITAAIRTSPGLGSGFGPVNLHSDADS, from the coding sequence ATGACTTCAGTCGCTTTGACCATCGCAGGTTCAGATCCATCAGGCGGAGCAGGCTTGCAGGCTGATTTGAAAACGTTTCATCAGCACGGTGTTTATGGAACGAGCGTTGTCACGCTGCTGACGGTTCAAAACACTCAGGCCGTGTCTGCGGTTGAGATTCTCGACAGTAACTTTGTGCTCGCACAACTCGAGGCCGTCTTAGCCGATATTCCTCCCAACGCCGCCAAAACGGGCGCACTTGGAAACGTCTCCAACATCGAAGCCATCGCCGAGCGGGCGAAGTCATTTGCGTTTCCGCTTGTTGTCGATCCTGTCATGATCAGCAAGCACGGCACGGCGCTGATCGACGACGAAGCGGTTGATGCGTTCACGCATCAGCTCTTACCGAATGCGTTTCTTGTGACACCCAATCTTCACGAGGCGGCAAAACTGGCCGCGTTAGAAATCACCAACGTGCGTTCGATGGAACAAGCAGCGGAGGCGATCGCTCGATTTGGTGTCGCCAACGTACTTGTGAAAGGCGGACATCTCGACGGCGACGCGGTTGATGTGCTTTGGACCGACGGCCGAGCTCACACGCTTCCCGCACCGCGCGTGAATACCCAGCACACACACGGGACCGGCTGCGTTCTCTCAGCTGCAATCACGGCGCGATTAGCAAACGGTGAGAGCCTGGTTCCCGCTGTGAAAGCAGCCAAGCAATTCATCACAGCCGCAATCCGCACAAGCCCAGGCCTGGGCAGCGGCTTCGGTCCAGTGAACCTACACAGTGACGCGGACTCTTGA